Part of the Microbacterium sp. Clip185 genome is shown below.
TCGGACGCGCCGGCGGTTTATGCCCTTGCCATCGTCTTCGCGGTGGTGGAGGGCGACCAGGCTCAGGCCGCGGGAGAGCGGCTCGCACACCTCGTGCGCGCGGCGGATCATCGGGTGATCGCCGGATTCGCGGGCGCACCGTACCTGTGCGACGCGCTGACCATGACGGGCCATCTCGACGACGCCCACGCGCTGCTGATGAACCGTTCGACGCCGGGCTGGCTCGCGCCCGTCCTCCTGGGTGCGACGACCGTCTGGGAGCGTTGGGACTCCCTCCTGCCCGACGGCACGGTCAATCCCGGCGAGATGACGAGCTTCAATCACTATGCGCTCGGGGCGGTGGCCGACTGGATCCACCGCGTCGTGGGCGGTCTGAGCTCGCTCGCACCGGGGTGGCGTCGCGTGCGTATCGACCCCCGCCCGCCCGCCGGCATGTCGTGGGCCCGGACCTCGATCGAGACGGCTGCAGGCACCATCCGGGTCTCGTGGCACCGGGAGCAGGGAAGCGATGACCTGCAGGTGGAGTACTCCGCTCCTGACGGCGTCGACGTGGAGCTCGCCCCGGCCGTCGCCGCAAGAGCCCGACGGGTCGCCGGCTGAGCGCTGCAACCATCGCCGGCTCATTCCAGCACGGCGTCGACCTCGACCTCGAACAGCACGTCCGGCTCGAACAGTGCCTCCACCCCGAGCAGCGAGAGCGGCGGCAGCGGCTCGGGCAGGTTCAGCTCCTTCTGCGCCCGAGCCAGCCCCGCCAGCAGAGCCTCCGCCTTGGCGGGCTCCCAGGAGGTGACGTACATCCGGATGCGGTGCGCATCGGCGAAGGACGCGCCCACACCCGCCAGGCCGCGTGCCGCATTCCGGAAGGCCTGCACGACCTGTCCGGCCAGGTCCCCGACCGATGTGGCACCGCGGTCGCCGTCTCTGTCGATCTGGCCCGCCACACTCACGAGGCGACTGCCCGTGGCGACGGCGACGTGGTGGTATGGGACGGGTCGGAACATTCCTTCGGGTGTGACGAGTTCGACGCTCATATCTCGTTGTTGCCTTTCATTCCTCAGCCCGGCCCTCGCACATCGGGACCGGCCCCTCGCGGGATCAGCCCGCGATGCGGTCGAGTTCGCTCAGGTCTTCCTCGGAGAGTTCGAGACCTGCCCCGGCGATGTTCTCCCGCAGGTGCGCGCGGGATGACGTACCGGGGATGAGCAGGATGTTCGGCGAGCGGAGCAGGAGCCACGCGAGCGCCACGGACATCGGGGTGGTCCCCGAGCGACGGGCGACGGTATCCAGCGCTCCCGCCTGCAGCGGCGTGAAGCCGCCGAGGGGGAAGAAGGGGATGTAGGCGACGCCCTGCGCCGCGAGCCGGTCGATCAACGCATCGTCCGCACGGTTGGCGAGGTTGTACATGTTCTGCACCGAGACGATGGGGGCGATGGACTGAGCCTGCGCCACCTGCGCGGCGGTCACGTTGCTGACGCCGAGGTGGCGCACGACGCCCTCCTTCTGGAGGTCGACGAGGGCGCCGAAGGCGTCCGCGATGTCTTCTTCCACGGGGCCGGATGCGTCTCCGAGTCGAAGATGCACCAGATCGAGCCGGTCAACGCCGAGGGTCTCGAGGTTGTCCGCGACCTGCGCGCGAATCTCGTCCGGCGTGCGCGCAGGCGGCCAACCGCCCTGCGCATCCCGTCGCCCACCCGCCTTCGTGGCGATCAGCAGCTGATCAGGGTAAGGGTGCAGGGCCTCACGGATGAGCTCGTTGACCACGCGCGGGCCGTAGGTCTCGGCGGTGTCGATGTGCGTGATGCCGGCCTCCACCGCAGAACGGAGAACGGCTATCGCCTCGTCGTGGTCTTCGGGCGGGCCCATCACCCACGGGCCGGCGAGTTGCATGGCCCCGTAGCCGAACCGGGTCACGCTCTTGTCTCCGAGGGACCACGTGCCGCCGGGAACAGGGGAAGGGATACTCATCGGTTGAACCTTTCGAGAGTGAACGATCGAGCGGGTACGAATATGGACGACATCACTACCCCTTCGGAAGTAGTTACCTGGAAGTGCCTAAGTGGCGACGACGAATGCCTCGGTTCCGCAGCGACGTCAGATTGATTCGACGGCGACTGCCCGCGACGCGTGCTCGAACGCCGCAAGCAGGTCGTCGACGGAGGGAGCACCGGACAGGCGCGCGACCCCGCCGATGACGTAGAACGGCACACCGCGGGCACCCAGGCGCCGGGCCTCTCGAACGTCGGCGTCCACGGCCGTGCTCCATCGCGCATCCGCGAGCGATGCGGCGGCGCTCGCGCGATCGAGCCCGACCTCGCCGGCGATCGCGAGGAGTTCGTCGACGAGGCCGATGTGCCGCCCCTCGGCGAAGTGCGCTTCGAACAGACGCTGCGTGAGCTCGGCCCGCCTGCCTTCGGCCTGCGCCTGATGCAGCAGCTCCAGCGCAGCCCGCGAGTTGGTCGGTCGCGTGCGGTCCGGACGGTACTCGAGGCCTTCATCGGTGGTGAGACGCTCCAGGTGCGCGAGCATCTGGGCCATACGTGCCGCATCGCCGCCATGCCTGCGGATGTGGGCTTCCCGATCGATCTCGACGGGGGCATCCGGCGAAAGCTGGAACGAGCGGTAGACGACGTCGACGGCCACCGGGCTCCGCTCCAGCGCCGCGCGCAGGCGGGCACCGGCGATGTAGCACCAGATGCACTGCACGTCGGACCAGACATCCACCCGGACGGGCGTCCCGGAGGCGATCATCGCGCCGTCACCTCCTCAGCGTCCGCATCCGCACCGCTGGCCATCGCGGCATGATCGGGCTTGCGCAGGAAGAGTGCCAGCACGATGCCGAGGGCGCTGATCGCTGCCCCGACGCCGAAGGCGACGCCGACCCCGCCTGCCAGCGACGCAGCAGGGGCTCCCCCTGTTGCCCCCGCCGCCACGCTGAACAACGTGACGAACAGCGCGACGCCGGCGGCGCCGGAGACCTGCTGCAGCGTGTTCACGATCGCGCTCGCGTGCGGGTAGAGCAACGGCTTCACCGCCCCGAGCGCGGTTGTCATCAGCGGGGTCATCATCAGCGCGGTCCCGATGCTGAGCAGAA
Proteins encoded:
- a CDS encoding RidA family protein translates to MSVELVTPEGMFRPVPYHHVAVATGSRLVSVAGQIDRDGDRGATSVGDLAGQVVQAFRNAARGLAGVGASFADAHRIRMYVTSWEPAKAEALLAGLARAQKELNLPEPLPPLSLLGVEALFEPDVLFEVEVDAVLE
- a CDS encoding oxidoreductase produces the protein MSIPSPVPGGTWSLGDKSVTRFGYGAMQLAGPWVMGPPEDHDEAIAVLRSAVEAGITHIDTAETYGPRVVNELIREALHPYPDQLLIATKAGGRRDAQGGWPPARTPDEIRAQVADNLETLGVDRLDLVHLRLGDASGPVEEDIADAFGALVDLQKEGVVRHLGVSNVTAAQVAQAQSIAPIVSVQNMYNLANRADDALIDRLAAQGVAYIPFFPLGGFTPLQAGALDTVARRSGTTPMSVALAWLLLRSPNILLIPGTSSRAHLRENIAGAGLELSEEDLSELDRIAG
- a CDS encoding DsbA family oxidoreductase, with product MIASGTPVRVDVWSDVQCIWCYIAGARLRAALERSPVAVDVVYRSFQLSPDAPVEIDREAHIRRHGGDAARMAQMLAHLERLTTDEGLEYRPDRTRPTNSRAALELLHQAQAEGRRAELTQRLFEAHFAEGRHIGLVDELLAIAGEVGLDRASAAASLADARWSTAVDADVREARRLGARGVPFYVIGGVARLSGAPSVDDLLAAFEHASRAVAVESI